A genome region from Chlorobaculum tepidum TLS includes the following:
- a CDS encoding helix-turn-helix domain-containing protein, which translates to MPDETLDRSSLERLVRALKQARVQRALSVDEISRLVKIRTVHIERLEEGDFSFLPPLYIYSYLKKYAAELGVGDDALLDACRNELGVSASNFSILPPAQVVTESPRESASEPRGKTRRWPVVAAVAAALILAVLIFLLFFSGIF; encoded by the coding sequence ATGCCCGATGAGACTTTGGACCGGAGTTCACTTGAGCGGCTTGTCCGGGCGCTCAAGCAAGCGCGTGTCCAGAGAGCCCTCTCTGTCGATGAAATTTCCCGCCTTGTCAAAATTCGCACGGTTCATATCGAACGGCTTGAAGAGGGTGATTTCAGTTTTCTGCCTCCCCTGTACATCTACTCCTACCTGAAGAAGTACGCTGCCGAACTCGGCGTTGGCGACGATGCCCTGCTCGATGCCTGCCGGAACGAGCTGGGGGTTTCCGCATCGAATTTTTCAATTTTGCCTCCAGCCCAGGTCGTCACGGAAAGTCCGCGTGAGTCCGCGTCGGAACCGCGAGGCAAAACGCGCCGCTGGCCGGTTGTGGCCGCAGTGGCCGCCGCCCTCATTCTTGCTGTCTTGATATTTCTGCTGTTCTTCTCCGGGATTTTCTGA
- a CDS encoding tetratricopeptide repeat protein, which produces MCFRSLLLLIVVLPFFSCSHQGQDADTASLYDEAARFYRLKKYSDALDRYDRALAADTLNGFSQKALDALCRKSRIEFLTGRYAGAFRTWDAIRRHGGKNLPDSLHTAVALDTGKMYAELGMYGQAASVMASLRNPDAWQLFDEARFLFRAGKIIEALRIYTKLSVSDDNAIKISGLSGILDCALTGRVTGLDTPDNLAGKIAMISGRVMKMNTSPEVKIKALRIAARSLQQMEKQRPNASYLLFRALAIAQEAGYPRLVAILQYESNNLIVRKPDTYRSVIEYFGQRNMPFAKVAALFMLGRSVELTPAERIEAYRLGLAACQHYGIPATATDYVTLEREAAGELCDLLAAERRYIELFDASAMADYLEHRRLVYAGISGFRLPPGHEAVQNEIIELTRDISGLLQRKINMLEEGTGFALASVVDQAIREKQGRLIELIVEASKVDSTVPERLQPRLLTLRTLQKSLRSDEALIRFLVRDSLSTSMLVSSRELQIVTAKVTKEQVRARFTALRQRLASASPNLEAILAADDDRRWLSGTLLQSMGDRLSDYRHIIFVSRNAEPFHLLGRGPMLGSDHQVSWLFSADELLLYAAVKSQGDIVFFDASNPEKAAIYKLFHPEDQLFLSWKPMQENEDAGLKQLLKKASESGASSSDILKKAVQHSGPIGAQAWLWLGPYGAK; this is translated from the coding sequence TTGTGCTTTCGCAGCCTTTTGTTGCTCATCGTTGTGCTGCCGTTTTTTTCGTGCAGCCATCAGGGGCAGGATGCGGATACTGCTTCCCTTTACGACGAGGCAGCTCGCTTCTATCGGCTCAAGAAGTATTCGGATGCACTTGACCGCTACGACCGGGCACTGGCCGCGGATACCCTGAATGGGTTCAGCCAGAAGGCTCTGGATGCGCTTTGCCGGAAGAGTCGGATCGAGTTTCTGACCGGGCGTTATGCCGGTGCATTCCGCACCTGGGATGCGATCCGGCGGCATGGCGGCAAAAATCTGCCCGATTCGCTGCACACCGCTGTCGCGCTTGATACTGGAAAAATGTATGCTGAGCTTGGCATGTACGGCCAGGCGGCTTCGGTCATGGCTTCGCTCAGAAATCCCGACGCGTGGCAGCTCTTCGATGAGGCTCGCTTTTTGTTCAGGGCAGGAAAGATCATTGAGGCCTTGCGTATCTATACGAAACTTTCGGTTTCAGATGATAATGCCATCAAAATATCAGGCCTCTCCGGGATTCTCGATTGCGCCCTGACGGGCAGGGTAACCGGTCTCGATACGCCGGATAATCTGGCTGGAAAGATTGCCATGATTTCAGGCCGGGTAATGAAGATGAATACGTCTCCGGAGGTGAAGATCAAAGCGTTGCGCATTGCAGCCAGGAGTCTCCAGCAAATGGAAAAGCAGCGTCCGAACGCCAGCTATCTGTTGTTCCGTGCGCTGGCCATTGCACAGGAGGCCGGTTACCCCAGGCTCGTGGCCATCCTCCAGTATGAATCCAACAACCTCATTGTCCGTAAACCTGATACGTATCGCAGTGTCATCGAATATTTCGGGCAGAGAAACATGCCGTTCGCGAAAGTCGCGGCGCTCTTCATGCTCGGTCGTTCCGTCGAGCTTACTCCTGCCGAGCGGATCGAGGCATACCGGCTCGGACTTGCTGCCTGCCAGCATTACGGTATACCAGCCACGGCTACCGACTATGTCACCCTTGAGCGGGAGGCGGCTGGTGAGCTTTGCGATCTTTTGGCTGCTGAAAGACGATACATCGAGCTTTTCGACGCCAGCGCCATGGCTGACTACCTGGAACATCGGCGTCTGGTATATGCAGGTATTTCCGGATTCCGTTTGCCGCCGGGTCATGAAGCTGTGCAGAACGAGATCATTGAACTGACCAGGGATATTTCAGGATTGCTCCAGCGAAAGATCAACATGCTTGAAGAGGGGACGGGTTTTGCGCTTGCTTCCGTTGTTGACCAGGCCATCAGGGAGAAGCAGGGGCGGCTGATCGAACTGATAGTGGAGGCGTCCAAAGTTGACAGCACGGTTCCCGAGCGGTTGCAGCCCCGGCTTCTTACCTTACGCACGCTCCAGAAAAGCCTCCGCTCAGACGAGGCGCTCATCAGGTTTCTTGTCAGAGACTCGCTTTCGACCTCGATGCTGGTCAGCAGCAGGGAGTTGCAGATTGTCACCGCGAAGGTGACAAAAGAGCAGGTCAGAGCCCGCTTTACCGCGCTGCGGCAGCGGCTGGCCTCTGCCAGCCCGAATCTCGAGGCGATACTTGCTGCCGATGATGATCGTCGGTGGTTGAGCGGCACGCTTCTGCAATCGATGGGTGATCGCCTTTCTGATTACCGTCACATTATCTTCGTTTCACGAAACGCGGAGCCGTTTCACTTGCTTGGTCGCGGCCCTATGCTTGGCAGTGATCATCAGGTTTCATGGCTTTTTTCTGCTGACGAGTTGCTTTTGTATGCAGCCGTTAAGTCACAAGGTGATATTGTGTTTTTCGATGCGTCAAACCCTGAAAAGGCTGCGATTTACAAGCTGTTTCATCCGGAAGACCAGCTGTTTCTTTCCTGGAAACCGATGCAGGAAAATGAGGATGCCGGCCTGAAACAACTTCTGAAAAAGGCATCCGAATCTGGAGCGTCGAGTTCGGATATCCTGAAAAAAGCTGTACAACATTCCGGTCCGATTGGTGCTCAGGCCTGGCTATGGCTCGGTCCTTATGGCGCCAAATGA
- a CDS encoding iron-sulfur cluster assembly scaffold protein — MLQSGEWAYTEKLKEHFESPKNVLQGNDTSAFDGVGMEGNLQCGDQMMVAIKVDKESEKITDCQWKTYGCASAIASTSILSEMVKGMTLDQAFNISPKEVAKELGGLPENKIHCSVLGDKALRAAINDYFIRNGMSDRVQKVQARTVCQCMNVTDHDIEEAVLEGARTFYELQEHTKISTVCGQCREDAENELQKYIHLHFGS; from the coding sequence ATGCTGCAATCAGGTGAATGGGCATATACGGAAAAACTCAAGGAGCATTTCGAGAGTCCGAAAAATGTTCTTCAGGGCAACGACACCAGCGCCTTCGACGGCGTCGGCATGGAGGGTAACCTCCAGTGCGGCGACCAGATGATGGTGGCCATCAAGGTTGATAAGGAGTCGGAAAAAATAACCGATTGCCAGTGGAAGACTTACGGCTGCGCCAGCGCGATCGCCAGCACCTCGATACTCTCCGAGATGGTGAAAGGCATGACGCTCGACCAGGCGTTCAACATTTCGCCCAAAGAGGTGGCCAAGGAGCTTGGCGGCTTGCCGGAGAACAAGATTCATTGCTCGGTGCTTGGCGACAAGGCACTGCGGGCGGCGATCAACGACTACTTCATCCGCAACGGCATGAGCGACCGCGTCCAGAAGGTGCAGGCGCGCACGGTTTGCCAGTGCATGAACGTAACCGATCACGACATCGAGGAGGCGGTGCTCGAAGGCGCGCGCACCTTCTATGAGCTTCAGGAGCACACCAAGATCAGCACGGTGTGCGGCCAGTGCAGGGAGGATGCCGAAAACGAACTCCAGAAGTACATCCACCTCCACTTCGGCTCCTGA
- a CDS encoding cysteine desulfurase family protein, whose product MPSRQIYFDNNATTPLHPEVKKELVAAMEMYGNPSSMHAFGREARANVEDARHRVAAFMGADESEIVFTGSGSEGNNTVLSLFACGTSQCFPGMKPKIVTTKIEHPCVLETSQCLVHRGVDVSYLDVDAYGKIDLGQLEEYLKSDGVGLVSVMMANNEIGTIQDIPAISALAHQYGALMHTDAVQAFGKIPVDVNELGVDFLTISGHKIYGPKGIGALYVRKGTPYCPFIRGGHQERGRRAGTENTLGIMGLAMAVDMRKIEMAAEAERLRGFREMLREGISARIDDALFNGHPTDSIPNTLNVSFPGAEGESILLYLDLAGIAVSTGSACASGSLDPSHVLLATGVDAERAHGSIRISMGRSTTVEDVEYMLDVLPGIIERIRNMSTAYIKGGPHAAIR is encoded by the coding sequence ATGCCATCAAGACAGATTTACTTCGATAACAATGCTACCACGCCGCTTCATCCCGAGGTGAAGAAGGAGCTGGTGGCGGCCATGGAGATGTACGGCAATCCTTCGAGTATGCATGCGTTTGGCCGCGAGGCCCGCGCCAACGTCGAGGATGCACGTCACCGCGTGGCGGCCTTCATGGGGGCCGACGAGAGCGAGATCGTTTTCACCGGAAGCGGTTCGGAAGGCAACAATACCGTGCTGTCGCTGTTCGCGTGCGGCACGAGCCAGTGCTTTCCGGGTATGAAGCCGAAGATCGTGACCACCAAAATCGAGCATCCCTGCGTGCTGGAAACCTCGCAATGCCTGGTGCATCGCGGCGTTGATGTGAGCTATCTCGATGTGGATGCTTATGGCAAGATCGATCTCGGGCAGCTCGAAGAGTATCTGAAGTCGGACGGCGTGGGGCTGGTGTCGGTAATGATGGCCAACAACGAGATCGGCACGATTCAGGATATTCCGGCCATCAGCGCCCTCGCTCACCAGTACGGCGCGCTCATGCACACCGACGCCGTGCAGGCGTTCGGCAAGATTCCGGTCGATGTGAATGAGCTCGGTGTCGATTTCCTGACCATTTCCGGCCACAAGATTTACGGCCCGAAAGGGATTGGTGCGCTGTACGTCCGCAAGGGCACGCCGTACTGCCCCTTCATCCGCGGAGGCCACCAGGAGCGGGGCCGCCGTGCGGGCACCGAAAACACGCTTGGTATCATGGGCTTGGCGATGGCGGTCGATATGCGCAAGATCGAGATGGCGGCTGAGGCGGAACGGTTGCGCGGTTTCCGTGAGATGCTGCGTGAAGGCATCTCGGCCCGGATCGACGATGCGCTTTTCAATGGCCATCCGACTGATTCGATACCGAACACGCTCAACGTGTCGTTTCCCGGCGCAGAGGGCGAATCGATTTTACTCTACCTTGACCTTGCGGGAATCGCGGTTTCGACCGGCTCGGCCTGCGCGTCGGGGTCGCTCGATCCGTCGCACGTGCTGCTCGCCACGGGCGTCGATGCCGAGCGCGCTCACGGCTCGATCCGCATCAGCATGGGCCGCTCGACCACCGTCGAGGATGTGGAGTACATGCTCGACGTTTTGCCGGGCATTATTGAAAGAATCAGAAACATGTCAACTGCATATATCAAAGGAGGCCCGCATGCTGCAATCAGGTGA